A DNA window from Anaerocolumna sp. AGMB13020 contains the following coding sequences:
- a CDS encoding efflux RND transporter periplasmic adaptor subunit: MSLFKKAKTEQGSNLTNRKKNKRKKLIKIIILLIAVTFVVIIGYQKFIAGKVKKSNSENTVQTSKVETRDIQNVLTSSGTIQPLNTYDVKTLVEGEVISADFEEGDEVKEGQVLYQITTDTLDKKIETARTSVTRAEKNYDKAIENYNKAKESYEEAQSDYKEAAVKYKDLSLSAAAGGIITELMVKAGDTVQKGSQLAKIYDNSYMLLDIYFNSSDVASSLVGKSATVSIEDSTENLEGTVTKISSVEEVLSGNRLVKKVTIKVKNPGGITTTTMAAATIGSLSSSEEGTFKVLEDSVITADKAGEISALLVEEGDKVKAGETIGVLEKETYSEQLESYEKAVDNAKDSMENMADSVESAKESIEDAESSLEEVIDTKTDYSITAPISGKVIRKDALEGDTINSQSSLCVIYDLSSVTFEMNVDELDVKSVAVNQEVNITADALENTEIHGVVTNISLESTTSGGVTQYPVTVRIDEVGELLPGMNVTGEIVIEKAEGVLTIPADALMRGDVVYVKDTSAETGNNTETTDSEEADKSSKNSLFASNIPDGFKVVQVETGLTDGDYIEIKSGLTANDEVYVQRNSSGETQTMMPGMFNIEGGQGMPGSGQGGNWQGGTSGRSGRGSQGGQSGSGGSSFGGGGR; the protein is encoded by the coding sequence ATGAGCCTGTTTAAGAAAGCAAAGACAGAACAAGGAAGCAATTTGACAAACAGAAAGAAAAATAAAAGAAAAAAGCTGATTAAAATTATTATATTATTAATTGCAGTTACTTTTGTTGTAATAATAGGATACCAGAAATTCATTGCCGGTAAGGTAAAAAAGTCTAATTCTGAAAATACGGTTCAAACCTCAAAGGTTGAAACCCGGGATATTCAGAATGTATTAACCTCTTCCGGCACTATACAACCGCTAAATACATATGACGTTAAGACACTGGTTGAAGGTGAAGTGATATCTGCTGATTTTGAAGAAGGGGATGAAGTAAAAGAAGGGCAGGTACTTTACCAGATTACAACTGACACACTGGATAAAAAAATAGAAACTGCCAGGACATCTGTTACCAGAGCTGAAAAAAATTACGATAAAGCAATAGAAAATTATAATAAAGCAAAAGAAAGCTATGAAGAGGCACAAAGTGATTATAAAGAGGCTGCCGTAAAATATAAGGACCTAAGTCTTTCTGCTGCTGCCGGTGGTATCATAACGGAACTTATGGTCAAAGCAGGCGATACGGTACAAAAAGGCAGTCAGCTTGCTAAAATCTATGACAACAGTTATATGCTCCTTGATATATATTTTAACTCCTCCGATGTTGCCTCTTCTCTGGTAGGAAAGAGTGCTACCGTAAGCATAGAAGACAGTACGGAAAATTTAGAGGGTACTGTAACAAAAATCAGCAGCGTGGAAGAAGTCTTAAGCGGAAACCGTCTTGTTAAGAAGGTCACCATTAAAGTAAAGAATCCGGGGGGTATCACAACAACAACGATGGCAGCAGCAACTATTGGCAGTCTTTCCTCCAGTGAAGAAGGTACGTTTAAGGTTTTAGAAGACAGTGTGATCACAGCGGATAAAGCCGGAGAAATATCAGCGCTTTTGGTAGAAGAAGGAGATAAGGTCAAAGCGGGAGAAACCATAGGTGTATTAGAGAAAGAAACCTATAGTGAACAATTAGAATCCTATGAAAAAGCAGTTGATAATGCCAAAGATTCTATGGAAAATATGGCTGACTCCGTTGAAAGTGCAAAAGAGAGCATAGAAGATGCAGAAAGCTCTTTGGAGGAAGTCATAGATACCAAAACAGATTATAGCATAACAGCTCCAATATCAGGTAAGGTTATCCGTAAGGATGCTCTGGAAGGAGATACGATTAATTCACAAAGCAGTCTTTGTGTAATATATGATCTATCTTCCGTTACCTTTGAAATGAATGTGGATGAGCTGGATGTAAAATCTGTTGCGGTTAATCAGGAAGTCAACATTACAGCCGATGCCCTGGAAAATACGGAAATTCATGGAGTTGTAACGAATATCAGCCTTGAGAGTACGACAAGCGGCGGAGTAACCCAATATCCTGTTACCGTGAGAATAGACGAGGTAGGTGAACTGCTTCCGGGTATGAATGTAACCGGTGAGATTGTTATTGAAAAAGCAGAAGGAGTACTTACAATACCTGCAGATGCTTTAATGCGCGGCGACGTTGTATATGTAAAAGACACTTCAGCGGAGACCGGCAATAATACAGAAACAACAGACTCTGAAGAGGCGGACAAATCATCAAAAAATAGCTTATTTGCAAGCAATATACCGGATGGCTTTAAGGTTGTTCAGGTTGAAACCGGACTTACGGATGGAGATTATATAGAGATTAAGAGCGGTCTTACTGCAAATGATGAGGTCTATGTTCAGAGGAACAGCTCTGGTGAGACACAGACTATGATGCCTGGTATGTTTAATATTGAAGGCGGTCAAGGTATGCCTGGCAGCGGTCAGGGCGGCAACTGGCAGGGAGGAACCAGCGGCAGAAGTGGCAGAGGCAG